One Coccinella septempunctata chromosome X, icCocSept1.1, whole genome shotgun sequence genomic window carries:
- the LOC123322171 gene encoding tyrosine-protein kinase Drl-like, producing MNGYPGFWLILLTVLTTYPFSHGYLNLYLNLQEVQRLLGLGAELYYVRDGNINEYALNFVVPVPSKVDSSQFTWENVAGHPLPYSIDVTANSGALYPPQLNISATGNVPTSTQTFSVSFPCTGFTAAEVMVVIKINISVAQNNVTSLVIKRRKICTKLEEFTGSHVFIDTVPSHSNSTRIFYFAVGAALVMLTILALFVILFYVKNKKERRTVEHNNKPSGSYLSTMPRNAVNFTYNESFRNAPSYSLLDERFKDLQERIAELTVQRCRVRLSSVVMEGTFGRVYLGSYTTENGKEETVIIKTVTDHASEVQISLLLQEGMSMYSLNHKNILSIRRVSIEDHTAPFLLFPYKCTKNLKTFLQKCKLSPEGVSHTLTTQEVVDMALQVIHGLSYLHKKHLLHKDLAARNCVVDDKLKVQIADNALSRDLFPSDYHCLGDNENRPVKWLAIESLQHKTFSTSSDIWSFGVLLWELTTLAQQPYIEIDPFEMSAYLKDGYRLAQPINCPDELFAVMAYCWAMSADERPTLNQLQVCLEEFYTQLTRYV from the exons ATGAACGGATATCCTGGATTTTGGTTAATCTTGTTAACTGTGCTGACAACCTACCCATTTTCACATGGCTACCTGAATTTATATTTAAATTTACAGGAAGTACAGAGACTTTTGG GTTTGGGGGCTGAACTTTATTATGTGAGAGATGGTAATATCAACGAATATGCCTTGAACTTCGTTGTACCAGTTCCGTCCAAAGTAGACTCATCACAATTCACATGGGAAAATGTAGCAGGTCATCCG CTACCATATTCAATTGATGTAACGGCAAACAGTGGGGCCTTGTACCCCCCACAACTCAACATATCAGCAACAGGAAATGTCCCCACATCAACTCAAACATTCAGCGTATCCTTTCCTTGCACTGGTTTCACGGCTGCTGAAGTAATGGTTGTCATTAAGATCAACATTTCAGTTGCACAAAATAATGTAACTTCTCTTGTTATAAAACGAAGGAAAATATGTACAAAGCTAGAAGAATTTACTGGATCTCACGTTTTTATTGACACAGTGCCCAGCCACTCGAATTCCACTAGGATATTCTATTTTGCTGTGGGCGCAGCTTTGGTTATGCTGACAATCTTAGCGCTTTTTGTTATCTTGTTTTATGTGAAGAATAAGAAGGAAAGAAGAACAGTTGAACACAATAACAAACCTTCTGGGTCGTATTTGAGTACGATGCCTAGAAATGCTGTCAATTTTACCTATAACGAAAGCTTCAGGAATGCACCAAGTTACTCTCTCCTAGATGAACGTTTCAAGGATCTACAAGAAAGAATTGCTGAACTCACAGTACAGAG ATGCCGAGTTCGATTGAGTAGTGTTGTGATGGAAGGCACTTTTGGTAGAGTGTATCTTGGTTCTTACACAACAGAAAACGGTAAAGAAGAAACAGTCATAATCAAAACAGTAACTGACCACGCCAGCGAGGTCCAGATATCTCTTCTACTTCAGGAGGGGATGTCCATGTACTCTCTAAATCATAAGAATATTCTGAGCATTCGTCGTGTTTCTATCGAAGATCATACTGCTCCTTTCCTTCTATTTCCCTACAAGTGCACAAAGAATTTGAAGACGTTCCTGCAGAAATGCAAGCTATCACCTGAGGGCGTTTCTCATACTTTGACAACTCAGGAGGTTGTAGATATGGCTTTGCAGGTCATACACGGATTAAGCTACCTTCACAAGAAGCACTTATTGCACAAGGACTTGGCTGCTAGGAACTGTGT TGTGGACGACAAACTGAAAGTTCAAATTGCTGATAATGCTCTATCAAGAGATCTATTCCCTTCGGACTACCATTGCTTAGGTGACAACGAGAATAGACCAGTTAAATGGCTGGCTATTGAGAGCTTGCAGCATAAAACCTTCTCGACAAGTTCAGATATTTGGTCATTTGGGGTTTTGCTTTGGGAATTGACAACATTAGCTCAACAGCCGTATATTGAAATCGATCCATTCGAGATGTCAGCTTATTTGAAGGATGGATATCGACTTGCTCAGCCGATCAACTGTCCAGATGAACT ATTTGCGGTGATGGCATACTGTTGGGCCATGAGTGCAGACGAGAGACCAACTTTAAACCAGCTGCAAGTATGCTTGGAAGAATTTTACACACAATTGACTAGATACGTTTAA
- the LOC123321703 gene encoding uncharacterized protein LOC123321703 has product MKCALGLLVTLLAVCSAQVPNLGWCPDYVPMSNFDMERFLGKWYESERYFQFSELGTRCVVSDYAKSATGKIYVSNEVTSRITGVKRVLSGDLELAGRAGEGKIKVRYQTTPISTTSTLSVLDTDYDNYAVLWSCSNYGPIYTQNAWVMTRERQPPGPVMQKAYGVLDRYKISRTFFQRTEQEGCLVAASEINASQGWVSEASQTVETGAAKSATPTLEDRIDVDVEKQPEVEKLEEPPKKQEAEKKPLNVAEQILKNAESTDKKEEQTVKGQSEAKARQLNVVMSSIILLLCIYAVQAQVPFGGLCPNVKSMEGFQVDKYLGKWYEAERYFAIFQFGGRCVTAEYSLNSDGTVTVNNKQTSSLTGTRSGIMGVANIVGRPDEGKLSVRFPSLPVQFDAPYWILSTDYDNYSVVWSCVNFGLLNTRNLWILTRNRNPSPEVIKKVYSILDKMGIDKTILMKTDQQNCSDVSWARKESRDKHKDVSNS; this is encoded by the exons ATGAAGTGTGCGTTAGGTCTTCTGGTAACGCTGCTTGCAGTATGTTCTGCACAAGTGCCAAACCTTGGATGGTGTCCAGACTACGTGCCCATGTCCAATTTCGACATGGAGAGGTTTTTGGGCAAATGGTACGAATCTGAGAGATATTTCCAATTTTCCGAACTGGGTACCAGATGCGTTGTGTCCGATTATGCGAAATCCGCCACTGGAAAAATCTACGTGTCCAATGAAGTCACTAGCAGAAT AACTGGAGTGAAGAGAGTGTTGAGCGGAGATCTCGAACTGGCAGGTCGAGCTGGCGAGGGAAAAATAAAAGTACGTTACCAAACAACCCCAATCAGCACCACCAGCACACTCAGCGTCTTAGACACAGACTACGATAATTATGCCGTCCTATGGAGTTGCAGCAATTATGGACCAATCTACACTC AAAACGCTTGGGTGATGACCAGGGAACGCCAGCCACCAGGTCCAGTCATGCAAAAAGCCTACGGCGTCTTGGACAGGTACAAGATCAGCAGGACCTTCTTCCAGAGGACAGAACAAGAGGGTTGTCTCGTTGCCGCCTCCGAAATCAACGCATCCCAAGGGTGGGTCAGCGAAGCCAGTCAGACAGTCGAAACGGGCGCTGCCAAATCAGCCACCCCAACCCTGGAAGACAGAATCGACGTAGACGTGGAGAAACAACCCGAAGTGGAAAAATTGGAGGAACCCCCAAAGAAACAAGAAGCCGAAAAAAAGCCCCTGAATGTTGCGGAACAGATCCTGAAGAACGCCGAATCGACCGACAAGAAAGAAGAACAAACTGTTAAAGGCCAAAGCGAAGCGAAAGCGAGACAACT AAACGTGGTCATGTCTTCGATTATCCTACTGTTATGCATTTATGCTGTTCAAGCCCAAGTACCTTTTGGGGGTCTATGCCCCAATGTAAAAAGCATGGAGGGTTTCCAAGTGGACAAA TATTTGGGGAAATGGTATGAAGCTGAACGTTATTTTGCAATATTCCAATTTGGGGGTAGATGTGTAACAGCGGAATATTCTCTAAATAGCGATGGAACTGTAACAGTCAATAATAAACAAACCAGTTCGCT aaCTGGAACACGATCTGGGATCATGGGAGTGGCAAATATTGTGGGAAGGCCAGACGAGGGAAAATTAAGTGTTAGATTTCCTTCTTTGCCAG TCCAATTCGATGCTCCATACTGGATATTATCCACAGACTATGACAATTATTCCGTAGTttggtcttgtgtgaattttgGATTGCTTAATACGA GAAACCTTTGGATCCTTACAAGAAATAGAAATCCAAGTCCAGAAGTTATAAAAAAGGTCTATAGCATCTTGGACAAGATGGGCATTGACAAAACTATATTAATGAAAACTGATCAGCAAAATTGTTCAGATGTTTCTTGGGCCAGGAAAGAATCGAGAGACAAACACAAAGATGTTAGTAATAGTTGA
- the LOC123322167 gene encoding protein white-like, giving the protein MAPYLTNYDDKRTGNNNEIQNHITFSWRHINVTTNKFSPPNIETKNEILLRDVTGVAYPGELLVILGPSGAGKTTLLNCLTLRNLQGLSISGSVSINNKPVTKCDLSSVSAYVQQEELFIGCLTVREHLIFQALMRMKGSYSQKLERVEEVLLQLSLKDCENCQIGIPGIIKGISGGERKRLALASEFLMNPLLIFFDEPTTGLDSYMSLNVVHTIKRIAKGGRTVIATLHQPSSEIFHLIDKICLVAEGRIVFLGTTSEATDFFTKLQIPCPPNFNPADYYVQLLSVIPGKEERCMETVKNISDAFQASKIARKIEDMAENGMDTGAPLAEKSVKRIYNTGWFTQMRGLFWRSWLTVVKNPESTTNRIRVVFMESFLIFIIYNGLILNQAGIANMDGVLSYLLITLSFQEVFCAIGACCWEKTLFLKEHSDGLYRTDVYFISKIICELPMSFLCDIILTTVCYSTFGSIMNVGMGEYLTALLISVLLGQTAQGLGYIISFLAPNVDSAPAYVNIIVVPLMILGGIFLNVSSIPVYLKVVSDFSWFKYAYEAFMINLWSTIEYIPCSTNSTSTCLNDGYQVLKSLSISVDEFWLSIINLVVLAIVFRVFAFLILLKKASYSDP; this is encoded by the exons atggcACCTTATTTGACGAAT TATGACGATAAAAGGACTGGAAATAATAACGAAATTCAGAACCACATAACATTTTCTTGGAGGCATATAAATGTAACAACTAATAAATTTTCTCCTCCAAATATCGAAACAAAAAATGAGATTCTGTTAAGAGATG TAACTGGCGTTGCATATCCAGGAGAACTGCTTGTAATCCTGGGACCCAGTGGAGCTGGAAAAACCACCCTTTTGAATTGTCTGACACTCAGAAACCTACAAGGGCTCTCAATCTCTGGTTCTGTTTCAATTAACAACAAGCCTGTCACTAAGTGTGACTTGTCGTCTGTTTCAGCTTATGTGCAACAAGAAGAGCTTTTTATAGGATGTTTGACTGTAAGAGAACATCTGATATTTCAG GCTTTGATGAGGATGAAAGGCAGTTATTCACAGAAATTAGAACGAGTTGAAGAAGTGCTTCTGCAG TTATCCCTAAAGGATTGCGAGAACTGTCAGATAGGAATACCTGGCATAATTAAAGGGATTTCTGGTGGAGAAAGGAAGAGGTTAGCCCTTGCTTCGGAATTCCTGATGAATCCTCTCTTGATCTTTTTCGATGAACCTACCACTGGTTTGGATTCTTATATGTCTTTGAACGTGGTGCATACTATCAAACGTATAGCTAAGGGTGGCAGGACAGTTATTGCAACCCTCCATCAACCATCATCCGAGATTTTCCATCTGATCGATAAAATCTGTTTGGTGGCGGAAGGAAGGATTGTTTTCTTGGGAACAACATCTGAGGCTACAGATTTCTTTACGAA ACTCCAAATTCCATGTCCTCCGAACTTCAATCCAGCCGATTATTATGTTCAACTCCTTTCTGTAATACCAGGAAAAGAGGAGAGATGTATGGAGACTGTTAAAAACATTTCTGATGCTTTTCAAGCTTCGAAGATTGCGAGGAAAATTGAGGATATGGCTGAAAACGGAATG GACACAGGAGCACCGTTGGCGGAAAAAAGTGTGAAGAGAATTTACAATACTGGTTGGTTTACTCAAATGAGGGGATTATTTTGGAGGAGTTGGCTTACTGTTGTCAAGAATCCAGAATCTACAACGAACAGAATTCGTGTTGTATTT ATGGAATCATTCCTAATTTTCATAATCTATAATGGACTGATTTTGAACCAAGCAGGAATAGCGAACATGGATGGTGTATTGTCTTACCTCTTGATAACACTGTCTTTCCAAGAAGTTTTTTGTGCGATAGGT gCTTGTTGCTGGGAAAAAACTTTATTCCTTAAAGAGCACAGTGATGGATTGTACAGAACCGACGTTTACtttatatcgaaaattatttgcGAACTACCTATGTCTTTTCTGTGCGATATTATTCTAACGACTGTTTGTTATTCGACATTTGGATCGATAATGAACGTAGGAATGGGAGAATATTTGACTGCGTTATTGATTTCTGTTTTACTTGGTCAGACTGCACAAGGCTTAG GATATATCATTTCGTTTTTGGCCCCTAACGTTGACTCAGCACCTGCCTACGTGAATATAATAGTTGTTCCATTAATGATTTTAGGAGGGATATTTTTGAATGTAAG CTCTATACCTGTTTACTTAAAAGTGGTATCAGACTTTTCTTGGTTCAAGTACGCGTATGAAGCTTTTATGATAAATTTATGGTCTACAATTGAATATATACCCTGCAGCACAAATTCAACATCGACATGTCTGAATGATGGCTATCAGGTGCTGAAAAGCCTCTCTATAAGTGTC GACGAATTCTGGTTATCGATTATCAACCTTGTCGTTTTAGCAATTGTTTTTAGAGTTTTcgcttttttaattttgttgaaaaaagcaTCTTATTCTGATccttaa
- the LOC123322170 gene encoding transcription factor Ken, whose product MYSEEQDSQGLLTLHYGKHHATIVDEVKTCFTSEIFTDMTFVCDDKTTLSAHKLVMASASPLVRKILGESVHSNGPSVVLIPGIKSCHMRHLLDFLYHGQACIKSNELDSIQELFELLQIKPDVWQSSTSEDKISTDDCGNWSRDTDIPDPINVKKENDIEEKEEGEIKDDDDDNTNEGNIQSDASQNSPNPVNLTVNTKSNDEDKASQDGSDTEKPKEKNSEHLKIGQSTVKISPKVHDMSQFHHHRMKRKGMYIEQIDFRHHEELALKPPFVDHHLLVQNPENYVVTPHRKRKPGFHNSPSQNPPFIPFSPSYIEEAAAHHHRYKNIPIPLMAAHHPLSLSAPPFLTDRTHTPTPGQHPDTAAGDVKHRPPSADQGLMSDSYQTFEHTWGAWSLCQTQVNPPPEDTKEVPANYVAACGGGGGSTSTEETAESSHSTSSKQIGGQVREYRCEYCGKQFGMSWNLKTHLRVHTGEKPFACRLCVAMFKQKAHLLKHLCSVHRNVITTNEGNNGRFNCCFCTLSFESLPELIRHLSGPHNNLLLSKNMQELK is encoded by the exons ATGTACTCTGAAGAACAAGACTCGCAAGGCCTACTAACCCTGCATTATGGAAAGCATCACGCAACCATAGTGGACGAAGTGAAAACCTGCTTCACATCGGAAATTTTCACCGACATGACCTTCGTATGCGATGACAAGACAACCCTCAGCGCTCACAAGCTGGTGATGGCGTCCGCTAGCCCTTTAGTCCGAAAAATTCTCGGAGAAAGTGTTCACTCTAATGGACCGAGTGTTGTTCTCATCCCCGGCATCAAGAGCTGTCACATGCGTCACCTTCTGGACTTCCTCTACCATGGTCAAGCTTGCATCAAG TCGAACGAATTGGACAGCATCCAGGAACTCTTCGAACTGCTCCAGATCAAGCCGGACGTATGGCAATCGTCGACATCGGAAGACAAAATTTCGACGGACGACTGTGGGAATTGGTCGCGAGACACCGACATTCCGGATCCGATAAACGTCAAGAAGGAGAACGACATCGAGGAGAAGGAAGAGGGTGAAATCAAGGATGACGACGACGATAATACGAACGAGGGAAACATTCAATCAGACGCCAGCCAAAACTCACCGAACCCCGTTAATCTTACTGTAAATACTAAGTCGAATGACGAGGATAAGGCTTCTCAGGATGGGAGTGATACAGAG AaaccaaaagaaaaaaattcggaACATTTGAAGATTGGCCAGAGCACAGTCAAGATATCCCCAAAGGTGCATGATATGTCACAGTTTCATCATCATCGAATGAAAAGAAAAGGAATGTACATCGAACAAATCGACTTCAGGCATCATGAGGAGCTGGCGCTGAAACCACCGTTCGTGGATCATCATCTTCTCGTTCAAAACCCTGAGAACTACGTGGTCACCCCCCATAGGAAAAGGAAACCAGGGTTCCACAACTCCCCTTCTCAAAATCCCCCCTTCATCCCTTTCTCACCTTCTTATATAGAAGAAGCTGCAGCACATCACCATCGGTACAAGAATATCCCGATACCGCTTATGGCAGCTCATCATCCGTTGTCCTTGAGTGCTCCTCCATTTCTTACTGACAGGACTCATACTCCAACGCCTGGACAACATCCAGACACCGCTGCTGGTGATGTGAAGCATCGACCACCTTCAGCTGACCAAGGACTGATGTCAGATTCGTACCAGACTTTCGAACATACTTGGGGTGCTTGGTCATTGTGCCAAACTCAAGTGAATCCACCACCAGAGGACACTAAGGAAGTTCCAGCGAATTACGTGGCAGCTTGTGGTGGTGGTGGTGGTAGTACTAGTACTGAAGAAACTGCCGAGAGTTCACACTCAACCTCTAGTAAACAGATTGGTGGACAAGTTCGTGAATATCGTTGTGAATATTGTGGAAAACAGTTCGGTATGTCATGGAATCTCAAGACTCATTTGAGGGTACACACAGGAGAGAAACCTTTCGCTTGTAGGTTGTGTGTGGCTATGTTCAAACAAAAGGCACACTTGTTGAAGCATCTCTGTTCTGTACATAGAAATGTTATTACTACCAATGAAGGTAACAATGGACGTTTCAATTGTTGTTTCTGTACTTTATCATTCGAATCGCTACCGGAGTTGATAAGGCATTTGTCCGGGCCACACAATAACCTTTTGCTGAGTAAAAATATGCAAGAGTTGAAATAG